The Nocardioides panzhihuensis genome has a segment encoding these proteins:
- a CDS encoding ABC transporter permease, with product MAALISTYAVADRPLRARPGVGETISQTMTMARRAYIKMMRSPEQFFDVTLQPLLFTAMFAFIFGGAISGDVKAYLPIVITGILAQTALTASMARGTQLREDMDRGVFDRFKALPIARIAPLAGPAVADLLRYGIAATLTIAVGLAMGYRPGGGVSGVLAGWALTIFAGWSLSWIFTWLGTVMRSAGGVQGLGMMIMFPLTFLSPAFVPKETMPGWLQNFVDINPVTLVINATRDLMNEGDLTLSVVWALVGCTAVVAIFAPLSVWTYSKKL from the coding sequence ATGGCTGCACTGATCTCCACGTACGCCGTCGCCGACCGTCCGCTCAGGGCCCGCCCGGGCGTGGGCGAGACGATCAGCCAGACGATGACCATGGCCCGTCGGGCCTACATCAAGATGATGCGTAGCCCCGAGCAGTTCTTCGACGTCACGTTGCAGCCGCTGCTGTTCACCGCGATGTTCGCCTTCATCTTCGGCGGCGCGATCTCGGGTGATGTGAAGGCCTACCTGCCGATCGTGATCACCGGCATCCTGGCGCAGACCGCGCTGACCGCCTCGATGGCGCGTGGCACCCAGCTGCGCGAGGACATGGACAGGGGAGTCTTCGACCGGTTCAAGGCGCTCCCGATCGCGCGGATCGCGCCGCTGGCCGGACCGGCGGTGGCCGACCTGCTCCGTTACGGGATCGCGGCGACGCTGACCATCGCGGTCGGCCTCGCCATGGGCTACCGGCCCGGTGGCGGGGTGAGCGGGGTGCTCGCCGGCTGGGCGCTGACCATCTTCGCCGGCTGGTCGCTGAGCTGGATCTTCACCTGGCTGGGCACTGTGATGAGGTCCGCCGGCGGAGTCCAGGGGCTCGGGATGATGATCATGTTCCCGCTGACCTTCCTCTCCCCCGCGTTCGTGCCGAAGGAGACCATGCCTGGGTGGCTGCAGAACTTCGTCGACATCAACCCGGTCACCCTGGTCATCAACGCCACCCGCGACCTGATGAACGAAGGTGACCTCACCCTGAGCGTCGTGTGGGCACTCGTCGGCTGCACCGCGGTGGTGGCGATCTTCGCCCCGCTCTCGGTGTGGACCTACAGCAAGAAGCTCTAG
- the pheS gene encoding phenylalanine--tRNA ligase subunit alpha, translating to MSGPNTDYDPVEVTPLKAEEVEAARDAALKAIDAATSLEELKQTRLDHAGDRSPLALANREIGALPPAARKEAGQRVGKARGAVNQALAARQKVLEAEHEARMLVEETVDVTLPTDRQPTGGRHPLTTGAEYIADIFVAMGWEVAEGPLIEAEWLNFDALNLGPDHPARTMQDTFWTEPAENHVVLRTHTSPVQARTMLTREAPIYVVCPGRVFRTDEYDATHSPMFHQVEGLAIDEGISMANLKGTLDHFASQMFGEGIVTRFRPSYFPFTEPSAEVDLTCFVCRGAQVVDAGDGQTITCRTCKGEGWIEWGGCGIVNPRVLVACGVDPEKYSGFAFGMGIDRTLMFRTGLSDLRTLFEGDVRLTTAFGSEL from the coding sequence ATGTCCGGTCCCAACACCGACTATGACCCGGTAGAGGTCACACCCTTGAAGGCTGAGGAGGTCGAGGCTGCGCGCGATGCTGCGCTGAAGGCCATCGACGCCGCGACCAGTCTCGAGGAGCTCAAGCAGACACGGCTCGACCACGCCGGCGACCGTTCGCCGCTGGCCCTGGCCAACCGCGAGATCGGCGCGCTGCCGCCGGCAGCGCGCAAGGAGGCCGGCCAGCGCGTCGGCAAGGCGCGTGGCGCGGTCAACCAGGCGCTCGCGGCGCGGCAGAAGGTGCTCGAGGCCGAGCACGAGGCGCGGATGCTGGTGGAGGAGACCGTCGACGTGACGCTCCCGACCGACCGGCAGCCGACCGGTGGGCGACACCCGCTCACCACCGGCGCCGAATACATCGCCGACATCTTCGTGGCGATGGGCTGGGAGGTCGCCGAGGGCCCGCTCATCGAGGCCGAGTGGCTCAACTTCGACGCCCTCAACCTGGGCCCGGACCACCCGGCCCGCACCATGCAGGACACCTTCTGGACCGAGCCTGCCGAGAACCACGTGGTTCTCCGGACCCACACCTCGCCCGTCCAGGCACGGACGATGCTCACCCGCGAGGCGCCGATCTACGTGGTGTGCCCGGGACGGGTCTTCCGCACCGACGAGTACGACGCGACCCACTCGCCGATGTTCCACCAGGTCGAGGGCCTCGCCATCGACGAGGGCATCTCGATGGCGAACCTGAAGGGCACCCTGGACCACTTCGCCAGCCAGATGTTCGGCGAGGGCATCGTGACCCGGTTCCGGCCGTCGTACTTCCCCTTCACCGAGCCCTCCGCCGAGGTCGACCTGACCTGCTTCGTCTGCCGTGGCGCCCAGGTCGTCGATGCCGGAGACGGTCAGACCATCACCTGCCGAACCTGCAAGGGCGAGGGTTGGATCGAGTGGGGCGGCTGCGGGATCGTGAACCCGCGCGTGCTGGTCGCGTGCGGTGTCGACCCCGAGAAGTACAGCGGATTCGCGTTCGGGATGGGCATCGACCGCACCCTGATGTTCCGCACCGGCCTGTCCGACCTGCGCACCCTCTTCGAGGGCGACGTCCGGCTTACTACTGCTTTCGGGAGTGAACTGTGA
- the pheT gene encoding phenylalanine--tRNA ligase subunit beta, whose translation MKAPLSWIKEYVSLPDELGIEEITDRLTALGLKLEAIETSGAGIEGPLVVGQVLTQEPEPQKNGKVINWCTVDVGSANGTGEPQGIVCGAHNFKPGDKVVVILPGGVLPGNFQISARKTYGHMSAGMICSARELGLGEEADGIIVLPADAPAPGTDAREVLGLGEEIIEFEINPDRAYALSMRGIARDAALGFDVPFHDPAQIDFPVADGSGYPVRLEDDACDYFVTRVITGFDPTAPTPEFIVKRLEATGVRSISLAVDVSNYVMMELGQPTHCYDRAKLSGDIVVRRAGEGEKITTLDDVVRELSPEDLLITDGSGPIGIAGVMGGASTEISETTTEIVVEAAHFDPTTVFRSQKRHKLPSEASKRFERGVDPLLPPVAAQRVVELLVEHGGGQAVGVSEVGPGASPETREPLKTITIPVDLPARIIGLDIDEATVVKSLELIGAGVTVSGDSLTATVPTYRVDLTDPYDLVEEVARIVGYDKVPSVLPRRATGGGLTRAQQLRRRIGRALAGAGLVEVVDFPFVGEADFDRLGLPADDVLRHTVKLANPLSSEEPGYTTTLLPGLLKVAARNISRGQDGVSLFETATVAFPVDQAAPIYGVDRRPSAEEMEKLLAAIPRQPLHLAVVLAGERTKGGWWGAAETASWSDAIDVVRRLGAELGVPVEVASASRAPWHPGRCAVVSVDGVEFGHAGELHPNVCKAFGLPARSAAVEIDLDHLISKVPATAAGPVFSTMPVAKEDVALTVSVNVTVAAVEAALREGAGELLETVRLFDVYEGDQVGEGKKSLAFALRFRAPDRTLKAEETAAAREAAVAKAAELTGAVQR comes from the coding sequence GTGAAGGCCCCCCTCTCCTGGATCAAGGAGTACGTCTCGCTGCCCGACGAGCTCGGCATCGAGGAGATCACCGACCGGCTGACCGCGCTCGGCCTCAAGCTGGAGGCGATCGAGACCTCGGGTGCCGGCATCGAGGGTCCGCTCGTGGTGGGCCAGGTGCTCACCCAGGAGCCCGAGCCGCAGAAGAACGGCAAGGTCATCAACTGGTGCACCGTCGACGTCGGCTCGGCGAACGGGACGGGAGAGCCGCAGGGGATCGTCTGCGGTGCGCACAACTTCAAGCCCGGCGACAAGGTCGTGGTGATCCTGCCCGGCGGCGTGCTGCCGGGCAACTTCCAGATCTCGGCGCGCAAGACCTACGGCCACATGTCGGCCGGGATGATCTGCTCCGCGCGTGAGCTCGGGCTGGGGGAGGAGGCCGACGGCATCATCGTGCTGCCGGCGGACGCCCCCGCGCCCGGGACCGACGCGCGCGAGGTGCTCGGGCTCGGTGAGGAGATCATCGAGTTCGAGATCAACCCCGACCGCGCCTACGCGCTCTCGATGCGCGGCATCGCGCGCGACGCCGCGCTGGGCTTCGACGTGCCCTTCCACGACCCGGCTCAGATCGACTTCCCCGTGGCCGACGGATCGGGCTACCCGGTCCGGCTCGAGGACGACGCCTGCGACTACTTCGTCACGCGCGTGATCACCGGGTTCGACCCGACGGCGCCGACGCCGGAGTTCATCGTGAAGCGGCTGGAGGCCACCGGCGTACGTTCCATCTCGCTGGCCGTCGACGTCTCCAACTACGTGATGATGGAGCTCGGCCAGCCGACGCACTGCTACGACAGGGCCAAGCTGTCCGGCGACATCGTGGTGCGGCGTGCGGGCGAGGGCGAGAAGATCACCACGCTCGACGACGTCGTGCGTGAGCTGTCGCCCGAGGACCTGCTGATCACCGACGGCTCCGGCCCGATCGGCATCGCCGGTGTCATGGGCGGGGCGTCGACCGAGATCTCGGAGACGACCACGGAGATCGTGGTCGAGGCCGCGCACTTCGACCCGACCACCGTCTTCCGCTCCCAGAAGCGCCACAAGCTGCCCTCGGAGGCCTCCAAGCGTTTCGAGCGCGGGGTCGACCCGCTGCTGCCGCCGGTCGCGGCGCAGCGCGTCGTCGAGCTGCTCGTCGAGCACGGTGGCGGCCAGGCCGTCGGCGTCTCCGAGGTCGGCCCGGGCGCGTCGCCCGAGACGCGTGAGCCGCTGAAGACGATCACCATCCCCGTCGACCTGCCGGCTCGCATCATCGGGCTCGACATCGACGAGGCGACGGTGGTGAAGTCGCTCGAGCTGATCGGTGCCGGCGTGACCGTGTCGGGCGACTCGCTGACCGCGACCGTCCCGACCTACCGGGTCGACCTCACCGACCCCTACGACCTGGTCGAGGAGGTCGCCCGCATCGTCGGCTACGACAAGGTCCCCTCGGTGCTGCCGCGCCGGGCGACCGGTGGTGGGCTGACCCGCGCTCAGCAGCTGCGCCGCCGGATCGGGCGTGCCCTGGCCGGCGCCGGGCTGGTCGAGGTCGTCGACTTCCCGTTCGTGGGCGAGGCCGACTTCGATCGTCTCGGGCTGCCCGCCGACGACGTCCTGCGGCACACCGTGAAGCTGGCCAACCCGCTCAGCAGCGAGGAGCCCGGCTACACCACGACACTGCTCCCGGGCCTGCTGAAGGTCGCTGCCCGCAACATCTCCCGAGGTCAGGACGGGGTCTCTCTCTTCGAGACCGCGACCGTCGCCTTCCCGGTCGACCAGGCGGCGCCGATTTACGGTGTCGACCGGCGGCCGTCGGCCGAGGAGATGGAGAAGCTCCTCGCCGCGATCCCGCGTCAGCCGCTGCACCTCGCCGTCGTGCTCGCCGGGGAGCGTACGAAGGGCGGCTGGTGGGGCGCTGCCGAGACCGCTTCGTGGTCCGACGCCATCGACGTCGTACGTCGCCTGGGCGCCGAGCTCGGTGTCCCCGTCGAGGTCGCCTCGGCCTCGCGGGCGCCGTGGCACCCGGGTCGCTGCGCGGTCGTCTCTGTCGACGGTGTCGAGTTCGGCCACGCCGGTGAGCTGCACCCCAACGTGTGCAAGGCGTTCGGCCTGCCTGCCCGCTCGGCCGCGGTCGAGATCGACCTGGATCACCTGATCTCGAAGGTGCCCGCCACCGCCGCCGGCCCGGTCTTCTCGACCATGCCGGTGGCGAAGGAGGACGTCGCGCTGACGGTGTCCGTCAACGTCACCGTCGCTGCCGTCGAGGCGGCGCTGCGCGAGGGTGCCGGCGAGCTGCTGGAGACCGTCCGGCTCTTCGACGTCTATGAGGGTGACCAGGTCGGCGAGGGCAAGAAGTCGCTCGCCTTCGCGCTGCGATTCCGCGCTCCGGACCGCACGCTGAAGGCCGAGGAGACCGCGGCCGCGCGTGAGGCGGCGGTCGCCAAGGCTGCCGAGCTGACCGGCGCCGTCCAGCGCTGA
- a CDS encoding beta-eliminating lyase-related protein translates to MTVELRSDNAASVSPAILEAMATVNSGSALAYGGDEVTAALENRVREVFEHPTARVFPVLSGTAANALSLSALTPPWGSVVCHETAHIMTSEGGATSLLAGGAVMTGVAGEGYKMAPEALQAHLDGVRWGDPHHSQPTVLSLTSPSDYGTVYSVPEISELTGIAKTRDLRVHLDGARFANAVVATGATPADLTWRAGVDVLSLGATKNGALSAEAIVCFSEAPADELVYRTKRSGHVTSKMRYQSAQLLAYLTDDLWLRNARNANERMRELCAGLGSLGIPLLNSPDANLVFAEIPDAVADRLETSGVLFYRLGGQVRFVTSWETTPEEIDGVLGCLGRQADPR, encoded by the coding sequence GTGACCGTCGAACTGCGCTCTGACAACGCCGCCTCCGTCTCCCCCGCGATCCTGGAGGCGATGGCCACCGTCAACTCCGGCTCCGCACTCGCCTACGGCGGTGACGAGGTGACCGCCGCGCTCGAGAACCGGGTGCGCGAGGTCTTCGAGCACCCCACCGCCCGTGTCTTCCCGGTGCTGAGCGGCACCGCCGCCAACGCCCTCTCGCTCTCCGCGCTGACCCCGCCCTGGGGCTCGGTGGTGTGCCACGAGACCGCTCACATCATGACCAGCGAGGGCGGCGCGACCTCGTTGCTGGCCGGCGGCGCGGTGATGACCGGCGTCGCAGGCGAGGGCTACAAGATGGCGCCGGAGGCGCTGCAGGCTCACCTGGACGGCGTACGTTGGGGCGACCCGCACCACTCCCAGCCCACCGTCCTCTCGCTGACCTCACCGTCCGACTACGGCACGGTCTACTCCGTCCCGGAGATCTCCGAGCTGACCGGGATCGCGAAGACCCGCGACCTGCGGGTGCACCTGGACGGCGCCCGCTTCGCCAACGCTGTCGTGGCCACCGGCGCGACGCCCGCCGACCTGACCTGGCGAGCCGGTGTGGACGTGCTGTCCCTGGGCGCCACCAAGAACGGCGCCCTCTCGGCCGAGGCGATCGTCTGCTTCTCCGAAGCCCCCGCCGACGAGCTGGTCTACCGCACCAAGCGCAGCGGCCACGTCACCTCGAAGATGCGCTACCAGTCCGCCCAGCTGCTGGCCTACCTCACCGACGACCTGTGGCTCCGCAACGCCCGCAACGCCAACGAGCGAATGCGCGAGCTCTGCGCCGGGCTGGGCTCGCTGGGGATCCCGCTGCTCAACTCCCCCGACGCCAACCTGGTCTTCGCCGAGATCCCGGACGCGGTCGCCGACCGCCTAGAGACCTCGGGCGTGCTCTTCTACCGTCTCGGCGGCCAGGTCCGCTTCGTCACCTCCTGGGAGACGACGCCAGAGGAAATCGACGGCGTACTGGGTTGCCTCGGCCGCCAGGCAGACCCGAGGTGA
- a CDS encoding acyltransferase family protein — translation MSQDVEVPHLSPSSSVSTKPSATPAKRLRGDVQGLRAVAILTVLAAHAGVSWFAGGFVGVDVFFVISGFLITQQLVGELGRTGRISLRRFYARRARRILPAATFTLAATVIAAVVLLGPAEVSTLAVDAVWASAFAANIRMAISGTDYFQAELPPSPVQHFWSLAVEEQFYLVWPLVAVICIVLASRIGAARGATQDVERDSARPRRFLLLAIVLITLASLARSVVHTPGEATAAYFSSLTRAWELGIGAALAILVTSGRLMQRIAGSAWAREVLVLGGLAAIAGACLVYDESTPFPGYHAALPVLGTAAVILAGSTPAGDTTLGARLLSVAPMRAIGDWSFSLYLWHWPLLVLPEIVLQRELTWPERGLAVAGAFVLAYVSFRLIEAPFREGAFWRPTGRALTFYPVTIALVAAVALGGARYADFEATRGAYQPAIAVTDAPAADPSLDDQEALVRASVLAARDNTAIPTELRPGLTELDSLKPHRTRCDYTDDTERDLCVDGDPDGDRTMVVFGNSHALHWVPTLNRIAKKHGFRVYFLVKNRCVSASITTDRGSSEHDPYTECDDFNRWAFKQYKRLDADLTVVSTAPPINGVFDDDGSWVGDKETINSLMHPAYTDFLRRVDKHTGRTVLIRDIQGFDANAGACLSRPGAALGDCLMGPVESRETAIDVQVQAAEEVGVDVVDMSSYFCWDGSCPAVVGDTITHYDGTHMSRQYAPQLAKPLARQLGLRGRE, via the coding sequence ATGTCTCAAGACGTCGAGGTCCCCCACCTTTCCCCCAGCTCGTCCGTCTCAACGAAGCCGTCCGCGACGCCGGCGAAGCGTCTACGCGGTGACGTCCAGGGATTGCGCGCCGTCGCGATCCTCACCGTCCTCGCCGCTCATGCGGGAGTCTCCTGGTTCGCTGGTGGTTTCGTGGGCGTCGACGTCTTCTTCGTCATCTCCGGTTTCCTCATCACCCAGCAGCTCGTGGGCGAGCTCGGCCGCACCGGCCGGATCTCGCTGAGACGCTTCTACGCGCGCAGGGCCCGCCGGATCCTTCCGGCTGCCACGTTCACCCTGGCAGCCACCGTGATAGCAGCGGTGGTCCTGCTGGGTCCGGCCGAGGTCAGCACGCTCGCCGTCGACGCCGTCTGGGCATCGGCGTTCGCCGCCAACATCCGGATGGCCATCTCCGGGACCGACTACTTCCAGGCAGAGCTGCCACCCTCGCCGGTGCAGCATTTCTGGTCGCTGGCGGTCGAGGAGCAGTTCTATCTGGTCTGGCCGCTCGTCGCGGTGATCTGCATCGTCCTGGCAAGCAGGATCGGCGCCGCGCGCGGTGCAACGCAGGACGTCGAGCGAGACTCCGCACGGCCTCGCCGATTTCTGCTCCTGGCCATCGTGCTGATCACCCTGGCGAGCCTGGCGCGGTCGGTCGTCCACACGCCTGGAGAGGCCACCGCGGCTTACTTCTCCTCGCTCACCCGGGCCTGGGAGCTCGGGATCGGCGCTGCTCTGGCGATCCTGGTCACCAGCGGCCGGCTGATGCAGCGGATCGCGGGCTCTGCCTGGGCCCGCGAGGTCCTCGTGCTGGGCGGACTGGCCGCCATCGCCGGCGCCTGCCTCGTCTATGACGAGTCCACCCCGTTCCCCGGCTACCACGCCGCGCTCCCGGTGCTCGGGACCGCGGCCGTGATCCTCGCCGGCTCAACGCCCGCGGGAGACACGACACTGGGCGCCCGACTGCTGTCGGTGGCGCCCATGCGAGCGATCGGCGACTGGTCCTTCTCGCTCTACCTGTGGCACTGGCCCCTGCTGGTGCTGCCCGAGATCGTCCTCCAGCGCGAGCTCACCTGGCCCGAGCGCGGCTTGGCCGTCGCGGGCGCCTTCGTCCTCGCGTACGTCTCCTTCCGGCTCATCGAGGCGCCGTTTCGCGAGGGCGCCTTCTGGCGGCCGACCGGGCGCGCGCTGACCTTCTACCCGGTCACCATCGCGCTGGTGGCGGCCGTGGCGCTCGGCGGCGCCCGTTACGCCGACTTCGAGGCCACCCGAGGTGCCTACCAGCCCGCCATCGCCGTAACCGATGCGCCAGCGGCCGATCCGTCTCTGGACGACCAGGAGGCGCTGGTGCGCGCCTCGGTGCTCGCGGCACGCGACAACACGGCGATCCCGACGGAGCTCCGCCCCGGGCTCACCGAGCTCGACTCCCTCAAACCACACCGGACCAGGTGTGACTACACCGACGACACCGAGCGCGATCTGTGTGTGGACGGCGACCCCGACGGGGATCGGACCATGGTGGTCTTCGGCAACTCCCACGCCTTGCATTGGGTCCCGACGTTGAACAGGATCGCCAAGAAGCATGGCTTCCGGGTCTACTTCCTCGTCAAGAACCGCTGCGTCTCTGCCTCGATCACCACCGACCGGGGCAGCAGCGAGCACGACCCCTACACCGAGTGTGACGACTTCAACCGTTGGGCCTTCAAGCAGTACAAGCGTCTCGACGCGGACCTGACCGTCGTCTCCACCGCTCCCCCGATCAACGGCGTCTTCGACGATGACGGCTCCTGGGTCGGGGACAAAGAGACGATCAACTCGCTGATGCACCCGGCCTACACCGACTTCCTCCGCCGGGTGGACAAGCACACCGGACGTACGGTGCTCATCCGCGACATCCAGGGCTTCGACGCCAACGCCGGGGCCTGCCTCTCACGCCCCGGAGCGGCGCTGGGCGACTGCCTGATGGGCCCGGTGGAGTCGCGGGAGACGGCGATCGACGTGCAGGTCCAGGCAGCCGAGGAGGTGGGTGTCGACGTCGTCGACATGAGCTCCTACTTCTGCTGGGACGGGTCCTGCCCCGCCGTGGTCGGCGACACCATCACCCACTACGACGGCACCCACATGTCGCGCCAGTACGCACCCCAGCTCGCCAAGCCACTGGCCCGCCAGCTGGGACTCCGCGGCCGAGAGTAG
- a CDS encoding BTAD domain-containing putative transcriptional regulator encodes MTTLSVLDEVTWAGAPVAGERTRALFRALVEAGPRGASEAALVEEIWGRDDIPANPAKALQVVVSRARSATDAGAIERTPRGYRLGLEAGDVDAWSLRPQALRLAAEKKYAEALPLLERLDRRDPDEGVTEALLRAVAAVHGAPAALERFEAYRSGLADGLGVDPSPRLRAVHAELLARDRPVRSGLRHDADVLIGREQDTADISALMKSSRVVTILGPGGLGKTSLAQVIAHGAEQPVVHVVELVGVTAPDDLVSEVGSALGVRDSVARRDRLTPGQRADVRSRIAQQLDGPPTLLVLDNCEHIVTAVADLVAFLVSTVRDLTVLTTSRSPLAIGAERVYPLGRLGTYDGRELFRRRAVAARPGVHLDEAEVDEIVIRLDGLPLAIELAAVKVRAMSVDDISRRLENRFELLRGGDRNAPDRHQTLIAVIDWSWNLLAEQERRAMRWLSVFHDGFTLAAAESMLGADTFAAIEELVDQSLLTVVDDGRGGVRYRMLETVREFGRMHLVDAGEDAAARSAQRGWAVAFADASAGRIYSAEQFDAMDELRAEESNLADILRQVLADGETESVVRLFCAMGVFWTIAGEHQRVIMLAGAVTDLLEDWEPPVQTLEKTRLVLALLLFGAAVTGGSDLERLGKILDRIGADAADAQLRVMLQIMQTMSSATAGRPGRSLEDELTELVLDPDPDVRARALTFLSHERENLGDAEGAVAAGMEALRLAGTDGGPWPHAMLHAQLSGLYAQLGRLSEAAHHAREAIPVLRRLGADDDLVQTHTIVVTYVLEQGRLDEAAAMLDEIEHEQSCGGFGSRGAVHGARAQLLLAQGRTEEGLALLREMVATMGGLPFPGYNQDPDLMPWRVAAEAVTLVACVRHGAAPDGDDLFDVLRAKAPLLVAEERQSQDYPVTGMAFLAIGLTGLLREVLTSEDSVRLLVLADRFGYSRSSLDMRWALAVADAERLAPGVLARIEAEYAERRGPALMDEARGVVARLRGSMPG; translated from the coding sequence GTGACGACGCTGAGTGTGCTGGACGAGGTCACCTGGGCAGGTGCGCCGGTGGCCGGCGAGCGGACCAGGGCGCTGTTTCGCGCCCTGGTCGAGGCCGGCCCTCGAGGTGCTTCCGAGGCCGCGCTGGTCGAGGAGATCTGGGGCCGCGACGACATCCCGGCCAATCCCGCCAAGGCGCTCCAGGTCGTGGTCTCCCGGGCCAGGTCGGCGACCGACGCCGGCGCCATCGAACGTACGCCGCGGGGCTACCGCCTCGGCCTCGAGGCCGGTGACGTCGACGCTTGGTCGCTGCGCCCGCAGGCGCTGAGGCTGGCGGCGGAGAAGAAGTACGCCGAGGCGCTCCCGCTCCTCGAACGGCTGGACCGCCGCGACCCGGACGAAGGGGTCACCGAGGCACTGCTCCGTGCGGTCGCCGCGGTGCACGGTGCGCCGGCGGCGCTCGAGCGCTTCGAGGCCTACCGGTCCGGGCTGGCCGACGGGCTCGGCGTCGACCCGAGCCCGCGGCTGCGTGCCGTCCACGCCGAGCTGCTCGCGCGCGATCGTCCGGTGCGCTCGGGGCTACGCCACGACGCCGATGTGCTGATCGGGCGCGAGCAGGACACCGCCGACATCTCCGCCCTGATGAAGAGCTCGCGGGTCGTCACGATCCTGGGCCCCGGCGGGCTGGGGAAGACCAGCCTGGCCCAGGTGATCGCCCATGGTGCCGAGCAGCCGGTGGTCCACGTCGTCGAGCTGGTCGGCGTGACCGCACCCGACGACCTGGTCAGCGAGGTCGGGTCTGCCCTCGGCGTGCGTGACTCGGTTGCCCGGCGCGACCGGCTCACCCCCGGGCAGCGGGCTGATGTGCGGTCGCGGATCGCGCAGCAGCTCGATGGGCCGCCGACCCTGCTGGTGCTCGACAACTGCGAGCACATCGTGACGGCAGTCGCCGACCTGGTCGCCTTCCTGGTTTCCACGGTGCGCGACCTGACGGTCCTCACGACCTCCCGCAGCCCCCTCGCCATCGGCGCGGAGCGGGTCTACCCGCTCGGCCGGCTGGGGACGTACGACGGTCGCGAGCTGTTCCGGCGCCGCGCGGTCGCCGCCCGTCCCGGTGTCCACCTCGACGAGGCCGAGGTCGATGAGATCGTCATCCGGCTCGACGGGCTTCCGCTGGCGATCGAGCTGGCCGCGGTGAAGGTGCGCGCGATGTCGGTCGACGACATATCCCGGCGGCTGGAGAACCGGTTCGAGCTGCTGCGCGGCGGCGACCGCAACGCTCCCGACCGCCACCAGACCCTGATCGCGGTGATCGACTGGTCCTGGAACCTCCTCGCCGAGCAGGAGCGGCGGGCGATGCGCTGGCTCTCCGTCTTCCATGACGGGTTCACTCTCGCGGCGGCGGAGTCGATGCTCGGCGCCGACACCTTCGCCGCGATCGAGGAGCTCGTCGACCAGTCGCTGCTGACGGTCGTCGACGACGGCCGTGGCGGGGTCCGCTACCGGATGCTCGAGACCGTGCGGGAGTTCGGGCGTATGCACCTGGTCGATGCCGGTGAGGATGCCGCGGCACGATCCGCGCAGCGGGGGTGGGCGGTGGCGTTCGCGGACGCGAGCGCGGGCAGGATCTACTCCGCGGAGCAGTTCGACGCGATGGACGAGCTGCGCGCGGAGGAGAGCAACCTGGCCGACATCCTGCGTCAGGTCCTGGCCGACGGCGAGACCGAGTCCGTGGTGCGCCTGTTCTGCGCGATGGGTGTCTTCTGGACCATCGCGGGCGAGCACCAGCGGGTGATCATGCTGGCCGGCGCGGTCACCGATCTGCTCGAGGACTGGGAGCCGCCTGTTCAGACGCTGGAGAAGACCCGGCTGGTCCTGGCGCTGCTGCTCTTCGGCGCCGCGGTCACCGGTGGGTCCGATCTGGAGCGGCTCGGCAAGATCCTCGACCGGATCGGCGCCGACGCCGCGGACGCTCAGCTCAGGGTGATGCTGCAGATCATGCAGACGATGTCGAGCGCCACAGCTGGCCGGCCCGGCCGGTCCCTGGAGGATGAGCTGACCGAGCTGGTCCTCGACCCTGACCCGGACGTGCGGGCCCGTGCTCTCACCTTCCTCAGTCATGAGCGGGAGAACCTCGGCGATGCCGAGGGTGCGGTCGCTGCGGGGATGGAGGCACTGCGCCTCGCGGGCACCGATGGCGGCCCCTGGCCACACGCGATGCTGCATGCGCAGCTCAGCGGTCTCTACGCCCAGCTCGGCCGTCTCTCCGAAGCCGCCCATCACGCGCGCGAGGCGATCCCGGTCCTGCGTCGGCTGGGCGCCGATGACGACCTCGTCCAGACCCACACGATCGTGGTGACGTACGTCCTGGAGCAGGGCCGTCTGGACGAGGCCGCCGCCATGCTCGACGAGATCGAGCACGAGCAGTCCTGTGGCGGCTTCGGGTCCCGCGGCGCGGTCCACGGCGCCCGGGCGCAGCTCCTGCTGGCGCAGGGCAGGACCGAGGAGGGGCTGGCACTGCTGCGGGAGATGGTGGCGACGATGGGCGGGTTGCCGTTCCCCGGCTACAACCAGGACCCGGACCTGATGCCGTGGCGGGTCGCTGCCGAGGCGGTCACGCTGGTGGCCTGCGTCCGGCATGGCGCAGCCCCGGACGGCGATGATCTCTTCGACGTCCTGAGGGCCAAGGCGCCGCTGCTGGTGGCCGAGGAACGTCAGTCGCAGGACTACCCCGTCACCGGCATGGCGTTCCTCGCGATCGGCCTGACGGGGCTGTTGCGTGAGGTGCTGACGTCGGAGGACTCAGTACGCCTCCTCGTGCTCGCCGACCGGTTCGGCTACTCCCGGTCATCGCTCGACATGCGCTGGGCCCTTGCCGTAGCGGACGCTGAGCGCCTTGCGCCGGGGGTGCTGGCCCGGATCGAGGCGGAGTACGCCGAACGCCGCGGACCCGCCCTGATGGACGAGGCCCGCGGCGTGGTCGCCCGGTTGAGAGGATCGATGCCGGGCTAG